Genomic DNA from Nonomuraea rubra:
TCGAGGCGTTCGAGCCGGATCACGGCGTCAAGTTCGGCGACCGGGGCGGCTCGGACGCCTGGCCCGCCGACCGTTACCTGAACGTGTGGGTGTGCGAGCTGAAGACCGCCCTCGGGTACGCCACGTTCCCCGGCGGCCCCGCCGAGCTCGACGGGGTCGTGATCCTGCACCGCGCGTTCGGCACGACAGGAACGGCCGAGGCCCCGTACGACGGCGGCCGCACCGCCACCCACGAGATCGGGCACTGGTTCAACCTGCGGCACATCTGGGGCGACGACGGCGACGGCTGCTCGGGCAGCGACTTCGTGGACGACACGCCCAACCAGGGCGGCCACAACCGCGGCACGCCCGCCTTCCCCAAGCTGAGCTGCGACAACGGCCCGCACGGCGACATGTTCATGAACTACATGGACTACGTGGAGGACGCCTCCATGTACATGTTCACGAAGGGACAGGCGGAGCGCATGGACGCGGCGCTGGCCGGGCCGCGCTCGTCGTTCCTGGCGCCGCAGGTCAGGCAGAGCATGCGGCTCGGCTCCCCCACCTGACCTGCCACTATCCGGCGACCTCTTCCGATGCCGGGCCGAACCGGGCCGGCAGCTTCCCGGTGGCGGCGGATCCTCCGCCGGACGGTCCGCTGGCGGCACCCACCGCCCGGTCCGTTGCCCGTACCCGCCGGACGGTCGGCGCTGGCCGTACCCGCCGGACGGTCCGCCCGCCGTACCTGGCGGGCTCGCCGTGTACTCCCGCGGGGCGGTTCCCCGGGGGCCGCCGCTACGGCACGTGGTGTAGCGGAGCGAGCGCCGAGCAGCGGATGTCCCTGGCCGCCCGCGACGCGACAGTGGACGCATGGATGGAGGAGGTCTGAGCATCGCGTTACTCGGGCCGCTGGAGGTGCGGCTGGACGGGGCGCCGGTCCTGCTCACCACCAGCAGGCTGCGGGCGCTGCTGGCCGTGCTGGCGGTGTTCGCGGGGGACGCGGTGACCGTGGAGCGGCTGGCGCTGGCCCTGTGGGGGGAGGAGCTGCCGGCCAACGCGCGGCGCAGCGTCCAGACGTACGTCACCCGCCTGCGCCGGGCGATCGGCCGGGCGGCGATCCGCACCACCCCTGACGGTTACGTGCTGGACGTCGATCCCGGCCAGGTGGACGTGCTGCGGTTCCGCGCGCTGGTGGCCGAGGCGGGCAGGGCGCGCGGCACGGCGGAGGAGCGGGAGCTGGTGGAGGAGGCGAGGCGCCTGTGGCGCGGCCAGCCGTTCGAGGGCATCGACTCGGACTGGCTGCGCGCGACCGTCTCGCCGTCGCTGCAGGAGCTGCACCTGAGCACCGTGGAGCGCCGGGTCGACCTGGGGCTGGCCGAGGGCCGCCACGGCGAGCTGGTCGCGGAGCTGCTCGGCCTGGCCGCCGGGCACCCGCTGCGGGAGTCGTTGTGGGGGCGCCTGCTCGTGGTGCTGAAGGCGTCAGGAAGGCAGGCCGAGGCGCTGACCCTGTACGAGCGGCTGCGCCGCCGCCTGGCCGACGAGCTGGGCACCGACCCCTCGGCCGAGCTGCGCCGCATCCACGCGTGCCTGCTGCGGCCAGGCCCGCGGCAGGGAGGCGTGGCGGTGTTCACGGGCGTCGTGGAGCCGTGCGCCGGGGGCTGCCTGATCTCGGGGAAGGCGGTCGAAGGCAAGGTCGAAGGGGAGGGCGGGGGCGAGGGGGAGCGCCGATTCTTGGCGTTCGTGTGGAGCTCGGTGTAACGGCGGGCACAGGCATGTCGGCGGGCGCCGTCCAGGATGGGTGATCGGATTCCCTCACACATTCCCTCACACAACGGAAGGTGATGTCGTGCGTCTGCTCGCAGGGTTGACGATGACCGCCGTGCTCGCCGCCGGGCTGCTGGCCGCCCCGCCCGCCATGGCCGCCGAGGCCGTGAAGTTCGCCGCGGACTCGGGCGACACGTGCCACCGCGGGGTCGCGGAGGGCACGCTCGAACGGTACGACGGCCCGGTCATCCACCCCGTCGTCACCGTCGAAGGCTTACTGTCCGACGAGGCCCTCCCGACGATCTGCTTCCCCGACGACCTGCACTCCACGGTCACGTTCCGCGGCTACCGGGGCACCGACCTCGTGGACTCCGAGACGCACAAGGCGGACAACGAGCAGGTCAAGTACGCGTTCCAGCTGAGCAACGGGCTGCTGAGCATCGACCGGGTGGTCGTGCAGGTGTGCCGGTACAGCAACTCGCCCATCGGGATCAGCTACTGCGGGACGGCGCAGGAGTACAAGATCCCCTAAAGGCCGGGATCAGGGTGACGGCGTCACGATGAGGGCGCCGGGCAGCCCTTCGGGGAACACCCAGACGTGCCTGCCCGCGGCGATCACCAGCGCGGGCGGCGCGTCCAGCCCCAGCCTGATCACGCGGAGCGGGGTGCCTGCGGCCGGGGCGAACGCGAACAGGTCACGGCCGCCGCCCGCCAGCACCCCGTTGGCGCACACCAGGAACGGCACGGGCCCCTCCGGCGCCCGCACGAGCCGTCCGGGCTCGCCCGACCAGGCCGACACCCGCAGCAGCCCGCCGGTCACGCTGATCCATAACGACCCGGCGCACACGGTCATGGCGCCGCGCTCGCGCCGCCCGAGACCCACCTCCTTGGGGCCGCCGCGCAGCACGTCGTCGTGCTCCGACGTCCACCACAGCCGGTCGCCCTCCACGGCGCACCTGTCCAGCCCGGGCAGCTCCAGCGGCTCCCCCAGCAGGCCGGGCGCGGCCAGCCGGCGGGCCACGCCGCCGCCGACGGCCCAGATCGCCCCGCCGCCCGCGACCACCCGGCCGTCGAAGCGGGCGCCCGCGATCGGGGCTCCCGACGGGCCGAGCCAGTGGACGCGGCCGTGCCCGGCGCCCGCGAGCGTGCCATCCGGCAGCGGGTCAGGCGCCGGCGTCCCCATGAACGCCCTGGGCACCAGGACGGTCTCCGCCAGCGTGCCCGGCACCGCTCCCGTGGCGGTCACGGTGCCCGGCACCGCCGCCAGGGAGCGCAGCTCCGGCGCCGTGCCGCCGCCCTCCAGGGGCCGGCCCGCCGGCGTGTACACGCGTACTCCGTCGCCCGCCGCGCACCAGACGGTCGATCCGTCGGACGCGGCCGCGCGGACGGGCTGCGGCAGCTCGATCCTGGTGACCGCGACGTCCATGCGCTGAGACTAGACCGCGCGGCCGAAGCAGGACAGTCGTGATCGGGGCCCCCTCTCAGGCACGGAGTAGCCCGTGACGGGGTATACCGCGCGGCAAGTGCGCCATCCGGTCGTCGGCCCAGGTCACCCCGGCTGCGATCATTGTGACCATGCGTGTTGTGGTGATCGGGAGCGGCATCGTGGGGGCCGGCGCGGCGTACCACCTGACCCGCCGGGGCGCGGCGGTGACCGTGGTGGACGCCGGCTGCCAGGGCGGGGCGACGCGGGCGGGCGCGGGCATCGTGTGCCCGTGGGTGGACCATCCGGAGGACGACGACTGGTACCGCCTGACCCGCGAGGGCGCCCGCGCCTACCCGGCGCTGGTGGAGGAGCTGGGCGAGGACATCGGGTACGCCAAGGTGGGCGCCCTGCTGGTGGCCGAGGACCCGGTGGACCTGGAGCCGGTGCGGGCGCTGCTGCGCCGCCGCCACGCCGCCGCGCCCGAGATGGGCGACGTGGTGGACGTGGACACGCCGACGGAGCTGTTCCCGCCGCTGTCCGACGGGCTGAGCGCGCTGCTGGTGCCGGGCGCGGCCCGCGTCGACGGCTGCTCGGTGCGCGACGCGCTGCTGCGGGCCGCGATGGCCGGGGGCGCGCAGGTGCGTACGGGCGTCGCCACCCTCACCCCGGACGGCCGGGTGCTGCTGTACCAGGCCGAGGAGTCCACGCAGTGGAGCCCCGCGGTCGCGGCCGCGGCCCCGGCCGAGGGCGAGCCCGCGTCGTGGCGGCAGGCGGCGCCGCTGAGCGCCGCCCCGGCCGCCGCGGCGCCCGCCAGCCCGGAGGCGCTGCGGCTGACGGGTGAAGGCGTGCCGGTCGAGGCCGACATGGTGATCGTGGCCGCCGGCGCGTGGACCGGCGAGGTGTGCCGGCCGCTGGGGGTGGAGCTGCCGGTCTTCCCCAGGCGCGGCCAGATCCTGCACGCGACCATGGAGGGCGTGGACACCGCGTGGTGGCCGATCATCCTGCCCAGGACCGGGCCGTACCTGCTGGGGTTCCCCGACTCGCGCGTGGTGGTCGGGGCGACGGTCGAGGACGTGGGGTTCTCGCCGCGGGTCACGATGGGCGGCCTGGACGAGGTGATCGAGGCGGGGTTGCGGGTGGCGCCCGGGCTGTTCAACGCGACGGTCACCGAGACCAGGGTCGGGCTGCGGCCCGTGTACGCGCCCGGGCGGGCGCTGATCGGGCCGCTCACCGACCGGGTGATCGTGGCGACGGGGCTGAGCGCGTACGGGCTGACGGCGGGGCCGTTCACCGGCGAGGTCGCCGCGGCGCTCGCGCTGGGCGAGACACCGCCGCTCGACATCGCGCCGTACGCGCCACCACGTTGAAGCCGTACGCGCCACCAGCCGTACGCCCACCGCGTTAAATCGGACTATAGGCACCCCTGCCCCTCAAGCGGGACAAGCGGCCACGTAGCATCGGATACCTCCCCACCGTGACGATGTGGGGAGGCCGTCTTGCCGCTGCTCGCGCTGCTCCTGCTGCTGCTCGTGGCGGCCGCCGGCTGCGCGGCGGAACCGCCGGCGCCGGCCCCTGTCCCGGCTCCGTCCAGGCCCGCGCCGCCGCCCAGGCCGATCGCGCCCGCTCCCGCCCCCGCCCCGGAGAAGGTGCGGGTCCCGCGCTCGGCCTCCGGCCGTTACGCGGTCGTCCGGGGCGGCGCGCCCGCCAGGCGGGGACGCGGGCGGGTGGTGCGGTACCTCGTCGAGGTGGAGCGCGGCCTGCCGTTCGACCCCGCCCGGTTCGCCGCCGAGGTGCACCGCACGCTCAACGACGTGCGCGGCTGGGCCCGCTTCCAGCGGGTGGACCACGGCCCGGTGCGGGTGCGGGTCGCGCTGTCCAGCCCGCGCCTGACCGTCCGCCAGTGCCTGCCGCTGCGTACGGGCGGCGAGCTGTCCTGCTGGAACGGCCACCGCTCGGTCATCAATGCGCTGCGCTGGGCCGAGGGCGTCCCGCAGTACGGCGGCGACCTGGCCGCCTACCGCCGCTACCTGATCAGCCACGAGGTCGGCCACGCCCTGGGCCACCGCCACCGAAGCTGCCCGGGACCCGGACGCCCCGCCCCGGTCATGGTGCAGCAGTCGAAGTCGCTGGGCCACTGCCGCCCCAACCCGTGGCCCTACCCCCACCGCGGCTCCGACGAGCGCTAGCGGGCGGCGCTCAGGCGAGCCCCTGCCCGGTGCCGACCCCGCGCAGCAGCGTGTCGACCAGGCGGGCCGCCAGGGCGTCGGGCTCGCCGTCGCGGGTCTGCGCCGCCTCGTGGCACAGCGCGTAGTAGACCCGCCTGGCCCAGAGCGGGTCCACGTCGGCACGGAGCACGCCCGCCTCCTGCGCCCTGCGGAACAGCCGCTCGCAGCGGGCGTCGACCTCGGCGTGCACCCTGACCACCTCGGGGTCGTCCGACAACGTGCGGCTCATCGCGAAGCCCCAGTCGATCTTCACGCGCAGCACGTTGGCGGTGGCCTGGTAGAGCGCGACGAGCGGCGGGGCGGTCTCGGGGTGCGCGGCGTCGATGGCCTCGGCGAAGCGCTGGTTGGCCCACGCCGCCATCGCGTCCACCAGCGCCTCGCGCGAGGCGAAGCGCCGGTGCACGGTGGTCCGCGCCACCCCGGCGGCCTCGGCGATCTGCTCCATGCTGGCCGCCGGGTTCCTGCTGAGCACGCGTTCGGCGGCCTCCAGGATCGTGCGCACCGTGCGCTCGGCGTCGGACCGCCGGGCTCGCGTCGTCTCACTCACATCGCACAGGGTACGGCATCGTCTCCTCTAACCCCGAAGTTGCATCATCAGTGTTGCAAGTTCTACATTGACCGCATCAGAGCTGAAGCGACTAACGAGGAGCACCCGAGCATGGACATGCGACTGACCGGCAAGACCGCCGTGGTGACCGGCGCGAGCAGGGGCATCGGCCTCGCCATCGTGCGGGCGCTGACCGCCGAGGGCGTGCGGATCGCGGCCGCCGCGCGCACAGCCTCTCCCGAGCTGAAGGAGACCGGCGCCGTTCTCCTGGCGGCCGACCTGTCCACCCCCGAGGGGCCCGCCGAGATGATCGGCCGGGCGGCGGCCGAGCTGGGCGAGATCGACCTGCTGGTCAACAACGTGGGCGGCGGCGACGGGGGCGCGGCCCTGGCCGGCGGCTTCCTGACCGTGAGCGACGAGGTGTGGCACCAGGTCCACGAGCTGAACCTGCTCAGCGCCGTACGCGCCACCCGCGCCGCCCTGCCGAGCCTCCTGCGCCGCCACGGCACGGTGATCAACATCTCGTCCAACAGCGCCCGGGCACCGGGCATGGGCCCGATCGCGTACGCGACGGCCAAGGCCGCGCTGACCGCCTTCGGCAAGGCCCTGGCGGAGGAGTTCGGCCCGCAGGGCGTACGGGTCAGCACGGTCTCCCCCGGCGCCGTGCTCACCTCGATGTGGGAGGCCCCCGACGGGTACGGCGCCGCGATGGCGCGGGCCCACGGCGTGGACCACGAGCACTTCCTGGCGGGGCTGCCGTCGAACGCCGGGATGACGACCGGTAGGTTCGTCCAACCGGACGAGGTCGCCGCTCTGGTGACATGGCTGGCATCGCCGCACGCCGGAAGCGTCAGCGGCGCCGACTACGTCATCGACGGCGGAACGATCAAGACCGTCTGACGTATCGCGATATATCGTAGGAACACCGGGGAGTTCCGTCCGGTTGGGGCGGAACAGACGAAGATCCAGGGGAGTGTGGCAATGACAGGGATGCGGACGGCACGGCGGATCCTGGTGGGCGGCGCGGCCCTGGCCGCGGCCGGATGGGCGCTGCGCGAGGTGCCCGCCGAGCTGGGCGTGCGGCCGCTGGAGTCGGGGCCGGACCGGGCGGCGCGGATCCGGCGCTCGCCGCAGTTCAGGGACGGCTCGTTCGTGAACACGATGCCCGAGCAGACCACGATGATGACCACGCCGCCGGTCGGGCTGCTCGGCGAGCTGGCCAAGGAGAGGGAGCAGCGGCGGCCCGCCGGTCTCATCCCGCTGCGCGTCCCGCCGGCCGACCCGCCGCCCGCCGACGGGGTGCGCGCCATCTGGTACGGCCACGCCTCCACGCTCGTGGAGATCGAGGGCAAGCGGGTGCTGTTCGACCCGGTGTGGAGCCGGCGCCCCTCCCCCTCGCAGCTCGTCGGCCCCAAGCGGCACCACCCCGTGCCCGTGGAGCTGGGCGAGCTGCCCCAGGTGGACGCGATCGCGATCTCGCACGACCACTACGACCACCTCGACCTGGCCACGGTGCGCTCGCTGACCCGCACGCAGAAGGCACCGTTCCTGGTGCCGCTGGGCATCGGGGCGCACCTGGAGCGGTGGGGCGTGCCCGCGTACCGGATCATCGAGCTGGACTGGGACGAGGAGGCGCAGGTCGGCGGCCTGCGCTTCGTCGCGACCGCCGCCCGCCACTTCTCCGGCAGGTCCCTGACCCGCAACGACACGCTGTGGGGCTCCTGGGTCGTCGCCGGCCGGTCCAGGCGGGTCTTCTACGCGGGCGACTCCGGCTACTTCGAGGGCTACCGCGGGATCGGGTCGGCCCACGGGCCGTTCGACCTGACGCTGATGCCGATCGGCGCCTACAGCCCGGCCTGGCCGGACATCCACATGAACCCGGAAGAGGCCGTCAACGCCCACCTCGATCTGGGCGGGAAGCTGCTGCTGCCGGTGCACTGGGCCACGTTCACGCTGGCGCTGCACCCGTGGGCCGAGCCGGTGGAGCGGCTGTGGCGGGAGGCCAAGGCCCGCGACGTGAAGATCGCCGTGCCGCGGCCGGGCGAGGCCGTGGACGCCTCGGCCGCTCCGGCCGTGGAAGGCTGGTGGGAGATGCTGCACTGACCACCCCGGGTCGTACAGTTCTGCCGTGAGCAACCTGGAGCTTGACCCGCGGGAGATCCGCGGCGGCGCCGGCGAGGTCGCCGGCCGCGAGGTGCTGGAAGGGCGCGAGGTGCCGCTGGGCGGCCCGCGCGCGATGTCCGTGAGCAGGACGCTGCCTGGCGTGCACCGGCGCATGATCGGTGCCTGGTGCTTCGTGGACGCCTACGGGCCGGAGCAGGCGACCATGCGGGTGCCGCCGCATCCGCACACCGGGCTGCAGACGGTGAGCTGGCTGGTCGCGGGCGAGGTGCTGCACCGCGACAGCCTGGGCACGCTGCAGGAGATCCGCCCCGGCCGGCTCAACCTGATGACCGCCGGGCGGGGCATCTCCCACTCGGAGGAGTCGCCGGCCGGGTCGGTGCTGCACGGCGTGCAGCTCTGGGTGGCGCTGCCGGACGCGTCCCGGCACGTGGAGCCGGGCTTCGAGCACCACCCCGCGCTGCCGGTGCTGTCCGGGCCCGGCTTCGCGGCGACCGTCGTCATGGGGACGCTCGGCGGGGTCACCTCGCCCGCCACCGCCTACAGCCCGCTCGCCGGGGCCGAGATCGCGGTGGACGGCGACTGCGAGGTGCCGGTGGATCCGGCGTTCGAGCACGGGCTGCTGCTGCTCGACGGCGAGGTGGCCGAGGTCGGGCGGGGGCCGCTGGTGTACCTGCCGCCGGGGCGGTCCGGGGTGCGGCTGTCGGGGCGCGGGCGGGTGCTGCTGATCGGCGGTGAGCCGTTCGGCGAGGAGATCGTCATGTGGTGGAACTTCGTCGGGCGTTCCCACGACGAGATCGCCGCCTATCGCAAGGAGTGGATGGAGGGCGAGGGGTTCGGCACCGTCGAGGGGTTCGACGGCGCGCCGCTCCCCGCGCCCGTCCTGCCCGGCACCCGGCTCAAGCCGCGCGGCCGGGTCCGCTAGCCCGCCGCCAGCTGTGGTCGGCGCGGCGGTCAGGTGAGCCGCTGGGCCTTGCTCAGCAGCCGCTGCGCCACCACCACGAGCGCCAGGAACGCCCCGCTGACCACCTGCTGGAACGCCGAGGTCAGGCTGCCCACCTGGTTGATCAGGCTCTGGATGACGCCGAGCAGCAGCACCCCCGCCACCGATCCGGTGATGCCGCCCGCCCCGCCGGTCAGCAGGGTGCCGCCGATCACGACGGCGGCGATGGCGTCGAGCTCCAGCCCGATGCCGAGGATGGTCACGCCGGAGGAGAGCCGGGCGGCGTTGAGCGCGCCGGCCAGGCCCGCCAGCAGGCCCGACATGACGTACACGAGCACCTTGGTGCGCGCGACGGGCACGCCCATCAGGGCCGCGGCCTGCTCGTTGCCGCCGATGGCGTAGACGTTCTGGCCGAAGCCGGTGCGCTGCAGGAGGACCATCGCGATCAGGGCGAGGGCGATCGTGACGTAGACGGGGTAGGACAGGCCGAGCAGCTCGCCCTGGCCGAGGGCGGCGAAGGCCTGGTCCTTCACGAGGTAGGTGGTGGCGCCCTCGTCCGAGATGGCGAGCATCAGGCCGCGGACGCCGAGCAGGCCCGCCAGGGTGACGATGAACGGCGCCATGCCGGTCCGCGCGATCACCAGGCCCTGGAGCAGGCCGACGACGCCGCAGACCACCAGGGGCAGGAGCAGCGCCACCAGCATGCCGTACTGGGAGCCGTAGGCCGCGAGCACCCCGCCGAGCACGAACAGCGACCCCACCGACAGGTCGATGCCGCCGCTGATGATCACGAACGTCATCCCGATCGCGATGATCGCCAGGAACGACGAGGACACGACCACGCTGGCGGCGTTGGTCGGGGTGGCGAAGGTGTCGAAGGCCAGGCTGCCCACGATCACCAGCAGCCCCAGCACCATGACGGCGCCGTGCTGCTGGAGCAGCCGGCTGGTTTGCTCGCGGTTCATCGCGTGCCCCGCTTCCTGGTGGCGTAGACGGCGGCCAGGATGATGACCGCCTGGACCATCTGGGTCCACGACTGCGGGAGGTTGTGCTTGATCAGCGTGGCCGCGAGGAGCTGCATGAGCAGCGCGCCCATGACCGTGCTGAGCACCCTGATCCGGCCGCCCGTCAGCGGGGTGCCGCCGACGACGACGGCGGTGATCGCCGACAGCTCGATGAACAGGCCGAGCGAGGTGGGGTCGCTGGCCTGCAGCCGGGCCGTGGCGAGCACCCCGGCCAGGGCCGCGAGCAGGCCGGAGATCACGTACACGGTGAGCAGCACCCGCTTCACGGGCAGCCCTGACAGCTCGCTGGCCGGCCGGTTGCCGCCGATGGCGACGACCTGCCGCCCGAACGTGGTGCGCCGCACCACGAACAGCACGATCACGGTCAGCGCCGCCGCGATGAGCACGATGACCGGGATGCCGGCGACCGAGCTGCTGCCCAGCGCGATCAGGCCGGGGTTGCGGAACTCGACGAGCTGCGGCACCAGCACGTTGGCCAGGCCGCGCACGCCGACCAGCAGCGCGAGTGTCGCCACGATGGGCTGCACCCCGACGTACGCCACCAGCGCCCCGCCCGCGGCCCCCACGACCGCGCCGCCGATCACGGCCACGACGAGCGCGGGCAGCCAGCCGTAGCCGAGGTAGAGCACGGTCAGCGCGGCGGCCAGCGCCATCACCGAGCCGACCGACAGGTCGATGCCCTGGGTGCCGATCACCAGCGCCATGCCCAGGGAGACGATCACGATGGGGGTGACCTGGACGAGCTGGGTGCGGAAGTTGGCGGCGTCCAGGAAGTGCGGGGTGAACAGCACGTTGAACAGCAGCAGCGCCAGCACGGCCGCGTACACGCCGTAGTCCTGCACCCAGGCGTACACCTGGGGCTTGAGCACGGCGACGCGCCCGCCACCCTGACGCGAGGTGAGCTCAGCCATCCGACTGCTCCGCTATCGTCGCCATGATCCTCTCCTCGGTCACCTCGTCGCCCGACAGCTCGCCCACGACCGCGCCCTCGCGCAGCACGAGGATCCTGTCGGCGCCCTCGACCAGCTCCTCCAGGTCGGAGGAGATCAGCAGCACGCCCAGGCCCTCCTCGGCCAGCTCGTCGATCAGCGCCTGCACCTCGGCCTTGGCGCCGACGTCGATGCCGCGGGTGGGCTCGTCCAGCAGCAGCACCTTGGGCCGCACGGCCAGCCAGCGGGCCAGCAGCACCTTCTGCTGGTTGCCGCCGGACAGCTCGGAGACGAGCTGGTGCGGCGAGGCGGCCTTGATCCTCAGCCTCCGCATGAAGATCTCGACCACCTTGTCGATCTTCGCCTCGGACACCACTCCGGCCCTGCCGAGGGCGGGCAGGGCGGCCAGGGCGATGTTCTCGCGGACGGACAGGGTGGGGATGATGCCCTCCGCCTTGCGGTCCTCGGGCAGCAGGCTGACGCCGGCCCTGATCGCCGCCGCGGTGGAGCCGCCGCGCAGGGGCGCGCCGGCCACGAGCACCTGGCCGCCGTCCAGCGGCAGCGCGCCGACGATGGCCTTCGCGGTCTCGGTACGCCCCGCGCCCAGCAGCCCGCCCAGGCCGACGACCTCTCCCGGCCTGACGCTGACGTCCACGCCGTCGAGCACGTGCCGCCGGGTCAGGCCGCGCGCCTCGACGACCGGGACCTGCCCGTTCCCCGAGGGGCCCGCCGCCTGGTCGCGGGAGAAGCTGGTCAGGCCCTGGGAGCGGACCTCGTTCAGGGCGCGGCCGAGCATGAGCGAGATGAGCTCGATCCGCTCCAGCTCCGCCAGTGGCCCGGTGTGGGCCAGGCGGCCGTCGCGCAGCACCGTCACCCGCTCGCACACCTGGTAGAGCTCGTCGAGGCGGTGGCTGACGTACATGACGGCGATGCCGCTGTCGCGCAGCCTCCTGATCACCCCGAACAGCGTCTCGACCTCGCGCGGCTCCAGGGACGAGGTGGGCTCGTCCATGATGACGACCCGGGCGTCCACGGACACGGCCCGCGCCAGGGCGACCATCTGCTGCGCGCCGACGCCGAGCGTGCGCAGCGGGCGGCGGACGTCGGTCTCGACGCCGTAGCCGGACAGCACGCGCTCGGCCTCGCCGTACATGGCGGCGGCGTCGATCACCCCGAACCTGCCGCGCGGCTCGCGGCCGAGCAGCAGGTTGCGGGCCACCGACATCATGGGGACGAGGTTGACCTCCTGGTAGATCGTCTGGATGCCGGCGCGCTGCGCCTCCATGGGGGTGGCGAAGGCGGCGGGGCCGCCGCGGTAGCGCAGCTCGCCGCCGTCCGGCTGGTAGACGCCGGTGAAGACCTTGATCAGGGTGGACTTGCCCGCGCCGTTCTCGCCGACCAGCGCGTGCACCTCGCCCGGACGCAGGGCGAGGGACACGTCGTCGAGGGCGAGCACGCCGGGGAAGCGTTTGCTGATCCCCTTGGCCTCGAGTACCGCTTCCAACTCAGTACGCCTCACCGAGGGAGTCCTTGGCGTTCTCCGTGGTGTAGTCCCGGTCGGAGATGATCACCTTGTCGGGGATGGCGTCGCCGTCGAGGAACTTCTGGGCGGTCTCGAAGGCGAGAGGGCCGAAGCGCGGGTTCGACTCGATGACCGCGTGCAGCCAGCCGTCGGCGATGCCCTGGACGGCGCTGCGGGTGCCGTCCACCGACACGATCTTGATGTCGCCGGGCTCCTTGCCCGCGCCCTTCAGCGCGGTGACCGCGCCCAGCGCCATCTCGTCGTTCTCGGCGTAGATGCCGTTGATGTCCGGGTTGGACTGGATGAGCTGCTCGGTGACCTGCTGCCCCTTCTCGCGGGCGAACTCGCCGGTCTGCTCGAACGAGATCGTGAGGCCGGGCGCCTTCTCCTTGACGCGGTCCTTGAAGCCGTTCGTACGCTCGGTGGTGACGTTGTTGCCGGGCGCCCCGAGCAGGATGGCCACCTTGCCCTGGCCGTTCAGGGCCTCGATCATGCGGTCGGCGGCGCGCTTGCCCTGCTCGTAGAAGTCGGAGCCGATGAACGTCAGGTAGTCGCTGCACGCCTTGGCGTTGATCTTGCGGTCGACCGTGATGATGGGGATCTTCTTGGCGGCGGCCTGCTGGAGCACCGGCTCCCAGCCGTCGGAGTTGAGCGGCGCGATGACCAGGAGCTGCACACCCTGGGCGATGAGCTGCTGCACGTCGGTGATCTGCTTGGAGAACTGCGACTGGGCGTTGGTGACCTTGAGGTTCGTGATGCCGAGCTTGGCGGCCTCGTCCTTGATCGACTTGGTCTCGGCGATCCGGAACGGGTTCGCCTCCTTCTCCGACTGGGAGAAGCCGACCACGGCCGTCTTGAGGT
This window encodes:
- a CDS encoding sugar ABC transporter ATP-binding protein, translated to MEAVLEAKGISKRFPGVLALDDVSLALRPGEVHALVGENGAGKSTLIKVFTGVYQPDGGELRYRGGPAAFATPMEAQRAGIQTIYQEVNLVPMMSVARNLLLGREPRGRFGVIDAAAMYGEAERVLSGYGVETDVRRPLRTLGVGAQQMVALARAVSVDARVVIMDEPTSSLEPREVETLFGVIRRLRDSGIAVMYVSHRLDELYQVCERVTVLRDGRLAHTGPLAELERIELISLMLGRALNEVRSQGLTSFSRDQAAGPSGNGQVPVVEARGLTRRHVLDGVDVSVRPGEVVGLGGLLGAGRTETAKAIVGALPLDGGQVLVAGAPLRGGSTAAAIRAGVSLLPEDRKAEGIIPTLSVRENIALAALPALGRAGVVSEAKIDKVVEIFMRRLRIKAASPHQLVSELSGGNQQKVLLARWLAVRPKVLLLDEPTRGIDVGAKAEVQALIDELAEEGLGVLLISSDLEELVEGADRILVLREGAVVGELSGDEVTEERIMATIAEQSDG
- a CDS encoding ABC transporter substrate-binding protein; protein product: MTPHIRTAALALAVLLTAAACAKAEEPQAAPAATSTAGQQVVQSPSGTAGPTCTLQQFGGTKFDLKTAVVGFSQSEKEANPFRIAETKSIKDEAAKLGITNLKVTNAQSQFSKQITDVQQLIAQGVQLLVIAPLNSDGWEPVLQQAAAKKIPIITVDRKINAKACSDYLTFIGSDFYEQGKRAADRMIEALNGQGKVAILLGAPGNNVTTERTNGFKDRVKEKAPGLTISFEQTGEFAREKGQQVTEQLIQSNPDINGIYAENDEMALGAVTALKGAGKEPGDIKIVSVDGTRSAVQGIADGWLHAVIESNPRFGPLAFETAQKFLDGDAIPDKVIISDRDYTTENAKDSLGEAY
- a CDS encoding ABC transporter permease; protein product: MNREQTSRLLQQHGAVMVLGLLVIVGSLAFDTFATPTNAASVVVSSSFLAIIAIGMTFVIISGGIDLSVGSLFVLGGVLAAYGSQYGMLVALLLPLVVCGVVGLLQGLVIARTGMAPFIVTLAGLLGVRGLMLAISDEGATTYLVKDQAFAALGQGELLGLSYPVYVTIALALIAMVLLQRTGFGQNVYAIGGNEQAAALMGVPVARTKVLVYVMSGLLAGLAGALNAARLSSGVTILGIGLELDAIAAVVIGGTLLTGGAGGITGSVAGVLLLGVIQSLINQVGSLTSAFQQVVSGAFLALVVVAQRLLSKAQRLT
- a CDS encoding ABC transporter permease, encoding MAELTSRQGGGRVAVLKPQVYAWVQDYGVYAAVLALLLFNVLFTPHFLDAANFRTQLVQVTPIVIVSLGMALVIGTQGIDLSVGSVMALAAALTVLYLGYGWLPALVVAVIGGAVVGAAGGALVAYVGVQPIVATLALLVGVRGLANVLVPQLVEFRNPGLIALGSSSVAGIPVIVLIAAALTVIVLFVVRRTTFGRQVVAIGGNRPASELSGLPVKRVLLTVYVISGLLAALAGVLATARLQASDPTSLGLFIELSAITAVVVGGTPLTGGRIRVLSTVMGALLMQLLAATLIKHNLPQSWTQMVQAVIILAAVYATRKRGTR